One window of the Granulicella arctica genome contains the following:
- a CDS encoding DNA topoisomerase IB produces MSKKIKPVEIVVDPVESAKAAGLRYVSDTRPGIQRRRRGESFGYVDADGSPVRDKETLARIKALVIPPAWSEVWICPNPKGHLQATGRDVKGRKQSRYHPHWREVRDETKYERMLIFGEALPRIRQKVEHDLSLPGLPRAKVLATIVRLMETTLIRIGNEEYARSNKSYGLTTMRNRHVQVDGATVTFTFLGKSRVQHAIDVSDRRLAKIVQRCMDLPGYELFQYIDPEGDHRTIDSADVNEYLQEIADGHFTAKDFRTWAGTVLACMTLQEFEAFESESQAKKNVVQAIKQVAERLGNTVSVCRKCYIHPAVLQHYMGGSMVGILKTCVQLPEDAQCKHDLRREETMVMHLLQQKRTTVRA; encoded by the coding sequence ATGTCGAAAAAGATTAAGCCGGTAGAGATCGTCGTGGATCCTGTTGAGTCAGCAAAGGCCGCAGGGTTGCGCTACGTATCAGACACGCGGCCAGGAATCCAACGGCGCCGTCGGGGTGAGAGCTTTGGCTACGTCGATGCTGACGGCTCACCAGTACGCGACAAGGAAACGCTCGCTCGCATCAAGGCATTGGTCATTCCACCAGCATGGAGTGAAGTGTGGATCTGCCCAAATCCCAAGGGCCATCTGCAGGCCACGGGCCGCGACGTGAAGGGCCGTAAACAGAGCCGTTATCATCCGCATTGGCGCGAGGTGCGCGACGAGACGAAGTATGAGCGCATGTTGATATTTGGGGAGGCTCTGCCACGCATTCGTCAAAAAGTAGAGCATGATCTCTCACTCCCCGGTCTGCCTCGCGCCAAGGTGCTTGCCACCATCGTGCGCCTCATGGAGACAACCTTGATCCGCATCGGCAACGAGGAGTATGCGCGCAGCAACAAGTCTTACGGCCTTACCACGATGAGGAACCGGCATGTGCAAGTCGACGGCGCGACGGTTACCTTCACTTTCCTCGGTAAGAGCCGCGTCCAGCACGCCATCGACGTCAGCGACCGCAGGCTTGCCAAGATCGTACAACGCTGCATGGACCTGCCCGGCTACGAACTCTTCCAGTACATCGACCCCGAAGGAGATCACCGCACCATCGATTCTGCAGACGTGAACGAATACCTGCAGGAGATTGCAGATGGCCACTTCACCGCCAAGGATTTTCGCACCTGGGCTGGGACAGTCCTTGCTTGTATGACGTTGCAGGAGTTTGAAGCGTTCGAATCTGAATCGCAGGCCAAGAAGAATGTGGTGCAGGCGATCAAGCAAGTGGCCGAGCGGCTTGGCAACACCGTGTCGGTCTGCCGTAAGTGCTACATCCATCCAGCAGTGCTTCAACACTATATGGGTGGCTCGATGGTCGGCATCCTCAAGACCTGTGTCCAGCTTCCCGAGGACGCTCAGTGCAAGCATGATCTTCGGCGCGAGGAGACCATGGTGATGCACCTGCTTCAGCAGAAACGAACCACGGTCAGGGCTTGA
- a CDS encoding M28 family peptidase has product MRRSAVLLATAILVAQAYAQTPVPASERAGFGTIQQADIRRDLTYISSDELAGRMSLQPGDEQAIQWIADQFKTAGLQPIVRDASGKPTYLQPITLIGFRPDRAASTVSLTRAGKTTVWHAPEAFGAYKRAVDVTAPMAFAGFGITAPELGYDDYATIDVRGKIVLIFDHEPQEDDPHSIFNGTGNTRYATARVKILNAQNHGAVAVVIVAEPNRKHLTNGERAARIGPVARRAVPLPAQAIQDDEIKIPSAQVLDPVAKELFATSERTPAAAQTAIDGDLKPQSRLLPDTTLTLHLRNTEEHTGVTENVVALLPGSDPKLAAETILISGHHDHDGFAPCADPAHPPVSVPPDPHPCPQIWHGADDNGSGTVGVVTLARAFAANPVKPKRSVLFVVFASEERGLLGSYWLAAHPLRPLATTRAQINFDMIGRDEAASPQTDGLIEIPKDTTNRLNLIGALYAPEYDRTIKEENKAIGLVLDDRFDHENALNAFFRSDQFPFVLHNVPAIWWFTGFHPDYHHTTDTVDKIDFVKMQKILQLAYLTTWQIGTEAKTPSFVANPAGNTKR; this is encoded by the coding sequence ATGCGCCGAAGTGCAGTCCTCTTGGCTACAGCAATCCTTGTTGCGCAGGCTTACGCGCAGACTCCTGTCCCTGCAAGCGAGCGTGCTGGCTTCGGCACCATTCAGCAGGCGGATATTCGCCGCGACCTGACGTACATCAGCTCTGACGAGCTTGCGGGGCGCATGAGCCTCCAACCGGGAGATGAGCAAGCAATCCAGTGGATTGCCGACCAGTTCAAAACGGCTGGGCTGCAGCCGATTGTTCGTGATGCTTCGGGAAAGCCAACGTACCTTCAGCCGATTACCTTGATCGGATTTCGGCCTGATCGTGCAGCGTCGACGGTTAGCCTGACGCGGGCTGGCAAGACGACCGTATGGCATGCTCCAGAGGCGTTTGGGGCCTATAAGCGGGCGGTTGATGTAACCGCTCCGATGGCGTTCGCAGGCTTTGGGATTACAGCACCGGAGCTTGGCTATGACGACTATGCGACGATCGATGTCCGCGGCAAGATTGTCCTGATCTTCGATCATGAGCCGCAGGAAGATGACCCTCACTCCATCTTCAATGGGACCGGCAACACGCGTTACGCGACGGCACGGGTGAAGATTCTGAATGCCCAGAACCATGGGGCGGTCGCTGTGGTGATCGTGGCGGAGCCGAACCGGAAGCACCTTACGAATGGAGAGCGTGCAGCGCGTATCGGCCCGGTGGCACGGCGCGCCGTTCCATTGCCGGCGCAGGCGATTCAGGATGATGAGATCAAAATTCCTTCTGCACAAGTTCTTGACCCTGTCGCCAAAGAACTCTTTGCTACGAGCGAGAGGACTCCGGCGGCTGCGCAGACGGCGATTGATGGGGATCTGAAGCCGCAATCCCGCCTGCTGCCGGATACTACGCTGACGCTGCATCTCCGGAACACTGAGGAGCATACGGGCGTCACAGAGAATGTGGTCGCGCTGCTGCCTGGATCTGACCCGAAGCTTGCAGCCGAGACGATTCTGATCTCGGGACACCACGACCATGACGGCTTCGCACCCTGCGCCGATCCGGCACATCCGCCGGTCAGCGTACCGCCGGATCCGCATCCGTGCCCGCAGATCTGGCATGGTGCGGACGATAACGGCTCAGGGACGGTTGGTGTGGTGACGCTTGCGCGCGCCTTTGCGGCAAACCCAGTTAAGCCGAAGCGTTCAGTCTTGTTTGTGGTGTTTGCAAGTGAAGAACGTGGGCTACTCGGCTCGTACTGGCTGGCGGCACATCCGCTGCGACCGCTTGCCACGACGCGCGCACAGATCAACTTTGACATGATCGGCCGTGATGAGGCGGCGAGTCCGCAGACGGACGGTCTGATCGAGATTCCGAAGGACACGACGAATCGGCTCAACCTGATCGGTGCGCTGTATGCACCTGAGTACGACCGGACGATCAAGGAAGAGAACAAGGCTATCGGCCTGGTGCTCGATGACCGCTTCGATCACGAGAACGCGTTGAATGCCTTCTTCCGGTCGGACCAGTTTCCGTTCGTGCTGCACAACGTTCCGGCAATCTGGTGGTTCACTGGCTTCCATCCCGACTACCATCACACAACGGACACGGTCGACAAGATCGACTTCGTCAAGATGCAGAAGATCCTTCAGCTTGCCTACCTGACGACGTGGCAGATCGGCACCGAAGCAAAGACTCCAAGCTTCGTTGCGAACCCGGCGGGGAACACGAAGCGATGA
- a CDS encoding amidase, producing the protein MRYRCLLALANALLLTVSLTAESAPKFKIDETTIAETEEAIRSGKVTCRELVETYLARIRTYDQASHLNAIVTLNPDALADADQLDQEFARTHKLRPLHGIVVIVKDNYDTKGLQTTGGSLALKWFNPTDDATMVRRLRDAGAIVLAKSNMAEWAFSPVVTESSIAGVTRNPYALDRVPAGSSGGTAAAVAANFGEVGLGTDTGDSIRGPASHNDLVGIRPTIGLTSRDGIIPLSSTNDVGGPLARSVADAAAILAVVQGYDPADPITKLSDGKAEAGYTNFLDKNGLKGARIGVVRSYIDTPTTDPKVKAITEKAIAELKAQGAVIVDSFPLPDFERSAQKSTCGGFEFDLNQYFARHGQTAPYHSLQEIIDSGLYLGSVEERLKKASQKDPGSVVACPDTYHDARKIKFRDDILRVMDAEKLDAIIYPTWSNVPRKVGDIKSPGGDNSQVISPMTGFPAISVPIGFADETLPVGLTFVGRSFSEGLLFKLAYAYEQATQHRHPPAFFPPL; encoded by the coding sequence ATGAGGTACAGGTGCCTTCTTGCTCTTGCGAACGCCCTGCTGTTGACGGTGAGTCTGACTGCCGAATCTGCGCCCAAATTTAAGATAGACGAGACGACGATTGCAGAGACGGAGGAGGCCATCCGGTCCGGCAAGGTTACCTGCCGCGAGTTGGTGGAGACTTATCTTGCGCGCATTCGCACGTACGATCAGGCGAGTCATCTCAACGCAATCGTTACCTTGAACCCGGACGCGCTGGCGGATGCGGATCAACTCGATCAGGAGTTTGCCCGCACGCATAAGCTGCGCCCGCTGCATGGCATCGTCGTGATCGTGAAAGATAACTACGACACCAAAGGACTGCAGACGACCGGCGGCTCGCTGGCATTGAAGTGGTTCAATCCAACCGACGACGCGACGATGGTCAGGCGACTGCGGGATGCGGGCGCGATTGTGCTGGCGAAGTCCAATATGGCCGAGTGGGCCTTTAGTCCTGTTGTTACGGAGAGCTCCATCGCAGGAGTCACGCGTAACCCGTATGCGCTCGACCGGGTGCCGGCGGGCTCAAGTGGAGGCACGGCTGCTGCAGTTGCTGCAAACTTCGGCGAGGTCGGACTCGGAACCGATACGGGCGACTCGATCCGGGGGCCAGCCTCGCACAACGACCTTGTCGGGATTCGACCGACAATCGGGCTGACTAGCCGCGACGGAATTATTCCTCTCTCGTCAACCAACGATGTAGGTGGCCCGCTGGCCCGTAGTGTTGCGGATGCGGCGGCGATTCTGGCCGTGGTGCAAGGCTACGATCCTGCTGACCCGATCACGAAGCTCTCTGACGGCAAGGCTGAGGCGGGCTATACAAACTTCCTCGACAAGAATGGCCTGAAGGGAGCGCGGATCGGCGTTGTTCGCAGTTATATCGATACGCCGACGACCGATCCAAAAGTTAAGGCTATTACTGAAAAAGCTATCGCAGAGTTAAAGGCGCAGGGCGCAGTGATCGTGGATTCTTTTCCTCTTCCCGATTTTGAGAGGTCAGCACAAAAGTCGACCTGCGGCGGCTTTGAGTTCGACCTCAACCAATACTTCGCGCGTCATGGACAAACCGCCCCGTATCACTCCCTGCAGGAGATCATCGACTCGGGCCTGTATCTTGGCTCCGTTGAGGAGCGGCTCAAGAAGGCTTCTCAGAAAGATCCAGGGAGCGTTGTTGCCTGCCCTGACACGTATCACGATGCGCGCAAGATCAAGTTCCGCGACGACATTCTCCGCGTCATGGATGCAGAGAAACTGGACGCGATCATCTATCCGACATGGAGCAACGTACCCCGCAAGGTAGGTGACATCAAGTCTCCCGGCGGCGACAACAGCCAGGTGATCTCGCCGATGACAGGGTTTCCGGCAATCTCCGTGCCGATCGGATTTGCTGACGAGACGCTGCCGGTGGGATTGACCTTCGTCGGCAGAAGCTTCAGCGAAGGGCTGCTGTTCAAGCTTGCTTACGCCTATGAGCAGGCTACGCAGCATCGTCATCCTCCCGCGTTTTTTCCTCCGCTTTAA
- a CDS encoding serine/threonine-protein kinase — protein MTRSKNLIRWEKTKEIFDAALALPEQERQAYLFESTAGDSDLRADVEELLAADAEAGGFLDSPWAVEPQPVVEQLPHFHPGDMISSRFRVMRLLGNGGMGQVYQAYDSELGVSVALKTIRPEIATNPEIVARFRQEVRLARRITHPNVCRTFDMQRDAAIVDPATGRSLEITYLTMEYLEGESLREALKRKGRLSVDEALDIARQIALALTAAHETGVVHRDVKPANVMIVPRLEGCRVVVTDFGLARLDALGEAGELSAISQTGRVVGTLAYMAPEQLEGGQATAASDIYAFGLVLYEMVTGSKAFPENGPLGGVWKRLAGPPPSPRALVPELSEAWVGTILRCLQVKPQDRFPSVSALIAQLVGSSTLSIHPSRIVQGYASSEKASLWHTRRWWIVGICVILVCVSLFVFRSRLHSTGPDAKVAPGAMVFLAGVQNDTGERSLDNLEELLRGQLVQSVQFNLLDRGTVADMLQLMTRNPGTSIDDRTAREIALRSGAMRIVRGTVSASGKQHTLQIRIEEPDSQPDRARHTWKKEWSWEAGSSGPEKGEIPESLLEAVRDAGAWVRSQAGEAANDLARLDAPPQDVTTSSWDALAEYTHAEELASRGKDDDAIASLKNAVQLDPQFALAYARIGDILVSQEHAVDGYEAYSRSLSAGMARRLSRRERDRIKGMYALDSGDLQAADVAFRDYIAYYENDPLGWAYRVYPLEMLGRTDEALAALHRDLELRPEWKFALTETVKVLLLAQRYDEAQQALDHVRHAGFVDDAAELDGSLQFLLGHYDKAESSFVLLSHAKDQELRWRSFRLRARLAAERGDASTALRLLQEGASTAGRDSQISRLLDRAAIHVRVADNAALLLDVKQALSLQPSQQNVIAISSLLGEAFTKASAGSQSLLRQQLNTLPNALPKQDAGVISELARLRVDGEIRLAGGDWKEALDSFRRAANLDAPAGSRGYLGRVLAIAASHQGDVAATRQMNLEAMQAYAAVALRPGFIWQDPIVHAPGFYADQLEQFLRLASQTESLSPELRSPAQSLRRLRSESVATVPGLRKYLEVDVSYAGEPKPH, from the coding sequence GTGACAAGGTCGAAGAATCTAATCCGTTGGGAGAAGACGAAGGAGATCTTCGATGCCGCTCTCGCGCTACCTGAGCAGGAGCGGCAGGCGTATCTGTTCGAAAGTACGGCGGGTGACAGCGACTTGCGGGCTGATGTAGAGGAGCTGCTGGCGGCGGACGCCGAAGCTGGTGGCTTTCTCGATAGCCCATGGGCAGTCGAACCTCAGCCCGTTGTCGAGCAGCTTCCCCACTTTCATCCCGGCGACATGATCTCCTCGCGCTTCCGCGTCATGCGGCTGCTTGGGAACGGCGGCATGGGGCAGGTATATCAGGCCTACGATTCTGAGCTGGGGGTCTCGGTCGCGTTGAAGACCATCCGTCCGGAGATCGCAACGAATCCTGAGATCGTGGCTCGCTTTCGCCAGGAGGTACGGCTTGCGCGTCGCATCACGCACCCGAATGTCTGCCGCACCTTCGACATGCAGCGCGATGCGGCCATTGTCGATCCGGCTACGGGGCGTTCGCTCGAGATCACCTACCTGACAATGGAATACCTCGAGGGGGAGAGTCTTCGCGAGGCGTTGAAGCGGAAGGGTCGGCTCAGCGTCGACGAGGCGCTCGATATCGCACGGCAGATAGCGCTCGCTCTTACAGCAGCGCACGAAACCGGAGTCGTGCACCGAGACGTAAAGCCTGCGAATGTAATGATCGTTCCGCGCCTGGAGGGCTGCCGCGTCGTCGTGACCGACTTCGGCCTGGCGCGGCTTGATGCCCTCGGCGAAGCCGGCGAGCTTTCAGCGATCAGCCAGACGGGCAGGGTTGTCGGGACATTGGCTTACATGGCTCCGGAGCAGTTAGAGGGCGGACAGGCGACTGCGGCCAGCGATATCTATGCGTTCGGCCTGGTGCTCTACGAGATGGTGACCGGGAGCAAGGCCTTTCCGGAGAATGGACCATTGGGCGGCGTGTGGAAGCGGCTCGCCGGGCCACCGCCCTCCCCGCGAGCGCTGGTTCCTGAGCTGAGCGAAGCATGGGTCGGCACGATTCTCCGATGCCTGCAGGTAAAGCCGCAGGACCGATTTCCCTCGGTAAGCGCACTGATCGCACAGCTTGTTGGAAGCTCAACCCTCTCGATCCATCCATCCCGTATTGTGCAGGGCTATGCTTCGAGCGAGAAAGCCAGCCTTTGGCATACACGTCGCTGGTGGATCGTCGGGATTTGCGTAATCCTCGTCTGCGTGTCCCTTTTCGTCTTTAGATCTCGCCTACACAGTACAGGGCCGGATGCGAAAGTTGCGCCCGGCGCCATGGTCTTTCTGGCTGGAGTGCAGAACGACACCGGCGAACGCTCTCTCGACAACCTGGAAGAGCTGTTGCGAGGGCAACTGGTGCAGTCAGTGCAGTTCAATTTGCTGGATCGAGGCACGGTGGCCGACATGTTGCAGTTGATGACCAGGAACCCGGGAACGTCCATCGACGACCGCACGGCCCGTGAGATTGCGTTGCGCTCGGGCGCTATGCGGATCGTCCGAGGAACGGTGTCGGCATCGGGTAAGCAGCACACGTTGCAGATCCGAATCGAGGAGCCGGACAGCCAGCCTGACCGTGCACGGCATACCTGGAAGAAGGAGTGGAGCTGGGAGGCTGGCTCCAGCGGGCCCGAGAAGGGGGAAATTCCGGAGTCTTTGCTTGAGGCCGTTCGTGATGCCGGCGCTTGGGTCCGCAGTCAGGCGGGCGAAGCGGCGAACGATCTCGCCCGACTCGATGCGCCTCCACAGGACGTCACGACCAGCAGCTGGGATGCGCTGGCCGAGTACACGCACGCCGAAGAACTCGCTTCGCGGGGTAAGGATGACGATGCCATTGCATCGCTTAAAAATGCTGTTCAGCTCGATCCACAGTTTGCACTTGCATACGCACGGATCGGTGACATTCTCGTCTCGCAGGAGCACGCGGTCGATGGTTATGAGGCGTATAGCCGCTCGCTGAGCGCAGGAATGGCGAGACGACTCTCTCGACGGGAGCGCGATCGCATCAAGGGTATGTATGCGCTCGATAGCGGTGATCTGCAGGCAGCCGACGTGGCTTTTCGCGACTACATCGCCTACTACGAGAACGATCCGCTTGGATGGGCATATCGGGTCTATCCACTGGAGATGCTCGGTCGGACGGATGAGGCACTCGCAGCACTCCACAGGGACCTTGAACTGCGCCCGGAATGGAAGTTTGCCCTGACGGAGACAGTCAAAGTTCTCCTGCTGGCGCAACGTTATGACGAAGCACAACAGGCGCTCGACCATGTAAGGCACGCTGGCTTTGTGGACGACGCCGCAGAACTCGACGGCAGCCTCCAATTCCTTCTGGGACATTACGACAAGGCTGAGTCGTCTTTTGTATTGCTGTCGCACGCCAAGGATCAGGAGCTTCGGTGGCGGAGCTTTCGCCTGCGAGCGCGGCTTGCAGCAGAGCGCGGAGACGCATCCACAGCTTTAAGACTTCTTCAGGAGGGAGCGAGCACGGCAGGACGGGACTCGCAAATTTCGCGTCTGCTGGATCGTGCCGCTATCCACGTCAGGGTCGCCGACAACGCGGCCCTGCTGCTCGACGTGAAGCAGGCCCTCAGTCTGCAACCCAGTCAGCAGAACGTGATTGCCATCTCGAGTTTGCTGGGTGAGGCCTTCACGAAAGCCTCTGCGGGCAGCCAGTCGCTTTTGCGTCAGCAGTTGAATACGTTGCCCAATGCATTGCCGAAGCAGGACGCAGGTGTCATTTCGGAACTCGCTCGGCTGCGCGTCGATGGGGAGATCCGACTCGCAGGAGGCGACTGGAAGGAAGCACTTGACTCTTTCCGGAGGGCCGCAAACCTCGACGCACCGGCTGGAAGCAGGGGCTATCTCGGCCGGGTCCTCGCGATCGCGGCGTCGCATCAAGGGGATGTTGCAGCCACACGCCAGATGAACCTGGAAGCCATGCAGGCGTACGCCGCCGTGGCGTTGCGCCCGGGCTTCATCTGGCAAGATCCAATCGTCCATGCTCCGGGCTTCTATGCCGATCAGTTGGAGCAGTTCCTGCGGCTGGCCTCACAGACTGAATCCCTATCTCCAGAACTGCGCTCGCCTGCCCAGTCGCTTCGCAGGCTGAGAAGTGAAAGCGTCGCGACTGTTCCTGGCCTCCGCAAATATCTGGAGGTTGATGTTTCTTACGCAGGTGAACCAAAGCCCCATTGA
- a CDS encoding ECF-type sigma factor, whose protein sequence is MNSASEDITRLLAEMRQGNHEAEARLIPLVYAELHRIAAHYMRGERFDHSLQPTALVHEAYLRLNKLQTIDWQSRSHFFAISANVMRRILVDYARAKKADKRGAEFVDVSLEEGLVAAAMPSVDLIELDDALLRLALFDERQSRIVEMRFFAGLNDEEIGLTLSISTRTVKRDWRIAKAWLFQELNGSRRRTT, encoded by the coding sequence TTGAATTCCGCGTCCGAGGACATCACGCGGCTGCTCGCCGAAATGCGGCAAGGTAACCACGAGGCGGAAGCCCGGCTCATCCCGCTTGTCTACGCAGAGTTACATCGCATTGCGGCCCATTATATGCGGGGGGAGCGCTTCGACCACTCTCTTCAGCCGACAGCGCTCGTCCATGAGGCTTACCTGCGGCTCAATAAACTACAAACGATTGACTGGCAGAGCCGCTCTCACTTCTTCGCCATCTCGGCAAATGTGATGCGGCGTATTCTTGTCGACTACGCCAGGGCGAAAAAGGCGGATAAGCGTGGAGCGGAGTTCGTTGACGTAAGCCTCGAAGAGGGCTTGGTCGCAGCAGCCATGCCCTCCGTCGACCTGATTGAATTGGATGACGCGCTGTTGCGGCTCGCGCTTTTTGACGAACGGCAGTCCAGGATCGTGGAGATGCGTTTCTTTGCAGGATTGAACGACGAAGAGATCGGCCTGACTCTGAGCATCTCAACCCGAACCGTCAAGAGGGACTGGCGAATTGCCAAGGCGTGGCTCTTTCAGGAACTGAATGGCTCCAGGCGGCGCACGACCTAG
- a CDS encoding cell envelope integrity protein CreD: MSTSVSPQPSGISLFSRSLGTKFFILLLLAVGMSISGFFVEGLTTERADRHGVLAASSDNASEQPKTVLGIRLADSYRSTRRSLHYITLFLGLVFLTYFLFEVLTGKSVHPAQYALVGIAQTIFYLLLLSLAEHVGFDLSFLIAGASTIALLAINTEWVFRSRKLALRSLGVFTSLYAFIYVLLRVEAYALLVGAIASFTAVAAAMYVTRNVDWYGASTPVPNFATNSSASAPRKSESWLD; encoded by the coding sequence ATGAGCACATCCGTCTCGCCCCAGCCTTCGGGAATCAGTCTCTTCTCCCGCTCTCTCGGTACAAAGTTCTTCATCCTTCTCCTGCTAGCCGTTGGCATGAGCATCTCAGGCTTCTTCGTAGAGGGTCTGACCACGGAACGTGCTGACAGGCACGGCGTACTCGCTGCTTCCTCAGACAATGCTTCCGAGCAGCCGAAGACTGTCCTCGGTATTCGCCTGGCGGACTCATACCGTTCCACCCGCCGCTCCCTGCACTACATCACCCTCTTCCTCGGTCTCGTTTTCCTAACCTACTTCCTCTTCGAGGTTCTCACCGGGAAAAGTGTTCATCCGGCCCAGTACGCCCTGGTCGGTATCGCCCAAACCATCTTCTACCTTCTCCTGCTGTCCTTAGCCGAACATGTTGGCTTCGATCTCAGCTTCCTGATCGCAGGCGCCTCTACCATCGCACTCCTCGCAATCAACACCGAGTGGGTCTTTCGCAGCCGCAAGCTTGCCCTTCGGTCCCTCGGGGTATTTACAAGCCTTTACGCGTTCATTTATGTCCTGTTACGTGTCGAAGCGTACGCTCTCCTTGTAGGCGCCATCGCTAGCTTCACAGCCGTTGCCGCCGCGATGTATGTCACTCGCAATGTGGACTGGTATGGCGCGAGCACCCCAGTTCCTAACTTCGCCACCAACTCGTCCGCTTCAGCTCCAAGGAAGAGTGAATCATGGCTGGACTGA
- a CDS encoding transcriptional regulator translates to MKITNSKPAAPFAYEGLDRVIHERARLSVLTSLMTHPKGLSFVELKQLCALTDGNLARHLQVLEEDGMVRLSKDTDTGRAQTTARITVAGRKRYLEYLTILEQVVRDAASVSHEGEENLIRRKLTPIST, encoded by the coding sequence GTGAAGATAACGAATTCTAAGCCTGCCGCCCCCTTTGCCTACGAGGGCCTTGATCGCGTCATCCACGAACGCGCACGACTCAGTGTCCTTACCTCGCTCATGACGCATCCGAAGGGGCTTAGTTTTGTTGAACTCAAGCAGCTTTGTGCTCTCACGGATGGCAATCTGGCGCGTCACCTCCAGGTACTCGAAGAGGATGGCATGGTGAGGCTCAGCAAAGATACCGATACAGGGCGGGCTCAGACCACTGCTCGCATTACCGTGGCAGGCCGCAAGCGGTACTTGGAATACCTCACCATCCTTGAACAGGTCGTTCGGGATGCTGCTTCCGTGAGTCACGAAGGCGAAGAAAACCTGATTCGCCGCAAACTTACACCGATCAGCACCTAA
- a CDS encoding ribosomal maturation YjgA family protein, which yields MAQHWFNKQVISPRPLVLSSILILGTAALGLLIRFAPLDLPLVLVKYGGSMLWALMIYWMVSTLCCLLSVAAAGMAAAFVATSVECLKLYHSPGLDAFRLTLPGVLLLGRVFSLWDVVAYWLAILFGTLIDKGIRSSQRHPKFMRTYVPSRSRVVAAAVAAFISIAICVAQHHVHVVLLEPYTYGSPFRHKCGLLVIGSTIWAMLESTRYVARRRSQTRGHDEA from the coding sequence ATGGCGCAGCACTGGTTCAACAAACAAGTAATTTCACCTCGCCCTCTTGTGCTCTCGTCCATCCTCATTCTGGGAACAGCGGCACTGGGTCTCTTGATAAGGTTCGCCCCGCTCGACTTGCCGCTTGTTCTTGTGAAATACGGTGGCTCGATGCTGTGGGCGTTGATGATCTACTGGATGGTCTCGACCTTGTGTTGTTTGTTGAGCGTTGCTGCTGCTGGCATGGCGGCGGCATTCGTTGCAACCTCGGTCGAATGTTTAAAGCTGTACCACTCGCCCGGCCTGGATGCCTTTCGCCTTACACTTCCCGGCGTGCTGCTGCTTGGCCGCGTCTTCTCGCTGTGGGATGTCGTCGCGTATTGGCTTGCTATCTTGTTTGGAACCTTGATTGATAAAGGAATTCGTTCAAGTCAAAGGCACCCTAAATTTATGCGCACGTACGTTCCAAGTCGCTCTCGAGTGGTCGCAGCAGCGGTTGCGGCGTTCATCTCGATAGCAATTTGCGTAGCGCAGCACCATGTTCACGTCGTTCTCTTGGAACCGTACACCTATGGGAGCCCTTTCCGTCACAAGTGTGGCTTGCTAGTGATCGGCAGCACCATCTGGGCGATGCTGGAGTCGACGCGATATGTGGCAAGAAGGAGGTCGCAAACCAGAGGCCACGATGAAGCGTGA
- a CDS encoding nuclear transport factor 2 family protein, giving the protein MFSAISPRASTKLTIYNLPMKLPLALLAPLLAASTLSAQSSSANPADQAVLTTIQTLFSAMAAHDPAATRAAFLPGASLLTIKDNKSTLLSVDDFVTRIAKSVGTPIEERIHEPLVRIDRDVAVVWAPYAFLANGKVDHCGTDLFNLILIDGSWHITNITWNSITACSAK; this is encoded by the coding sequence ATGTTTTCGGCAATCTCGCCCCGAGCCTCCACAAAGCTCACCATCTACAATCTCCCCATGAAGCTCCCTCTCGCTCTGCTCGCCCCCTTACTGGCTGCATCCACTCTCTCAGCCCAATCCTCATCCGCCAACCCCGCTGATCAGGCCGTCCTCACCACCATTCAAACCCTCTTCTCCGCCATGGCTGCTCATGATCCTGCCGCCACCCGCGCCGCCTTCCTCCCGGGAGCTTCCCTCCTCACCATCAAAGACAATAAATCCACCCTGTTGTCTGTAGACGACTTCGTCACCCGTATCGCAAAAAGCGTCGGAACTCCTATTGAAGAACGCATCCACGAACCGCTTGTCCGCATCGACCGTGATGTGGCCGTCGTCTGGGCACCCTATGCTTTCCTCGCCAACGGCAAAGTCGATCACTGCGGCACCGACCTATTCAACCTCATCCTCATCGACGGCTCGTGGCACATCACCAACATCACTTGGAACTCCATCACAGCCTGCTCTGCCAAATAA